The following nucleotide sequence is from Acidovorax radicis.
CGCCCACGCCCAGGTAGAACTCCTTGACGTCCTCGTTGTTGGCCAGGTCGCTGGCGGCGCCATCCATCACCACGCGGCCCGACTCCATGATGTAGCCATAGTCCGCGTATTTCAGGGCCATGTTGGTGTTCTGCTCGGCCAGCAGGAAGGTGACCTTTTCCTTGGTGTTCAAGTCTTTGACGATGTTGAACACCTCTTCGACGATCTGCGGTGCCAGGCCCATGGAGGGCTCGTCGAGCAGCACCATGCTGGGGTTGGTCATGATGGCGCGGCCAATGGCGCACATCTGCTGCTCGCCGCCCGAGGTGTAGGCCGCCTGCGAGGTGCGGCGTGTCTTCAGGCGCGGGAAGTAGTTGTAGACCTTCTCCAGGTTGGCCGCGATCTCGGCCTTGCTGGCGCGGGTGTAGGCGCCGGTCAGCAGGTTTTCCTCGATCGTCAGGTGGGCAAAACAATGGCGCCCCTCCATCACCTGCACCACACCACGCTTGACCAGGTCAGCGGGCGTGAGGTTCTCGATGCGCTCGCCGCGCAGCTCGATGGAACCTTTGGTGACCGCCCCGCGCTCGCCCTGCAGCAGGTTGGAGATGGCGCGCAACGTGGTCGTCTTGCCCGCGCCATTGCCGCCCAGGATGGCCACGATGCTGCCCTCGGGCACCTGCAGCGAGACGCCCTTGAGCACCAGGATCACGTGGTTATAGATGACCTCGATGCCGTTGACGTTGAGAACAATGTTTTTTGAATCCATGGTGTTGCCTTCGCTGTGCCAATCGGGAGGGCTGCACTTGCAACCCTTTCGATTGGCGGCTGCCCCGTAGTAGCAACCGCTAGTCACTGGCCGTAAAACTGTCGCAGCCCACTACCAGTGCCACCGCGCAAGGGCCGCCCCGACGCGCTGGTGGCGTCCCCCTCTCTCGAATCGCAAGGCGATTCGAGAGAGGGGGAGGGCGCGTCAGCGCCTCAGGGGAGAGATCACGACTGGCAGTCCGCCGCATCCCGGCGGGTCATCTTCTTGTCCGCCAGGTACTTGTCGGCGCCGGCCTTGACCATGGGCTTCAGGATCTGCTCATCGGCCTGATACCAGTCAGAGGAGAAGTCCCACTTCTTGCCGTCCCAGGTATGCACGCGTGCCCAGGTGGAGCCCATGTGGTCGGCGCAGCTGGTGGACAGGGGGCGCATCAGGTCCTTGAAGCCCAGTGCGTCGAGTTTCTTCTGGTCCAGGGCCAGGTTTTCCATGCCCCAGCGCACCTGTTCGCCGGTCATGACCTTGCCCTTGCCAAAACGCTCTTGCGCGCGGCGCACGGATTCG
It contains:
- a CDS encoding ABC transporter ATP-binding protein, which encodes MDSKNIVLNVNGIEVIYNHVILVLKGVSLQVPEGSIVAILGGNGAGKTTTLRAISNLLQGERGAVTKGSIELRGERIENLTPADLVKRGVVQVMEGRHCFAHLTIEENLLTGAYTRASKAEIAANLEKVYNYFPRLKTRRTSQAAYTSGGEQQMCAIGRAIMTNPSMVLLDEPSMGLAPQIVEEVFNIVKDLNTKEKVTFLLAEQNTNMALKYADYGYIMESGRVVMDGAASDLANNEDVKEFYLGVGGGERKSFKDVKSYKRRKRWLA